A part of Candidatus Cloacimonadota bacterium genomic DNA contains:
- a CDS encoding ArsR family transcriptional regulator, with amino-acid sequence MLNDKVFKALSDKNRRKIIGLLKKKDLTAGEIAENFDISKPSISEHLKILKNADLISSEKKGQFITYFLNTSILEDVVSYFMKIVSNKENE; translated from the coding sequence ATGTTGAACGACAAAGTTTTTAAAGCATTATCAGACAAAAACAGGAGAAAAATAATCGGTCTTCTGAAAAAGAAAGATCTGACTGCCGGTGAGATCGCAGAGAATTTTGATATTTCCAAACCCTCGATCAGTGAACATCTGAAAATACTAAAAAATGCTGATTTGATCAGTTCGGAGAAAAAAGGTCAGTTCATAACATATTTTTTAAATACTTCTATTTTGGAAGATGTGGTTTCGTATTTTATGAAAATTGTTAGCAACAAAGAAAACGAATAA